One Curtobacterium sp. BH-2-1-1 genomic region harbors:
- a CDS encoding MFS transporter — translation MTTATPAAPTKGTPFRGRIRGRVLILLCCMYAISYIDRTNISTALPHITEDFGFNETTAGLIVSAFALPYALLQVFGGTIAEKFGPRKALFVITVIWGVATLWTGFSVGFWTLFAARALLGLSEAAAFPAATQAMSRWIPRDRNGFAQGVVHSAARLGNALAPLLVAWVIGATGSWRWAFFATAVLSIAWAIVWFVWFRDKPEDTAGIQQVELDELPPVETRATRPPVPWRTLARQISPVTFVDFGYGWVLWVFLTWIPTFLSDTYGLPISQFALFTTLVLLAGVVGDTVGGMLSDRIIHRGGDSRNARRIVLVIGLGGSLVCLVPLVIGQGLVVATISLALSFFFLELCNANLWAIPMDVAPQWSGTASGFMNTGFGIAGVISPIVFGALIDASGWQLPFALSCALLAAAAVVAWFMKPKRLTMTDGVLEIGVPKAEQHAG, via the coding sequence ATGACGACGGCGACCCCCGCCGCACCGACGAAGGGCACCCCGTTCCGCGGACGCATCCGCGGACGAGTGCTCATCCTGCTGTGCTGCATGTACGCGATCTCGTACATCGACCGCACCAACATCTCCACGGCGCTCCCCCACATCACCGAGGACTTCGGCTTCAACGAGACGACCGCCGGGCTCATCGTCTCCGCCTTCGCACTCCCCTACGCCCTGCTGCAGGTCTTCGGCGGCACGATCGCCGAGAAGTTCGGTCCCCGGAAGGCCCTGTTCGTCATCACCGTGATCTGGGGTGTCGCCACCCTCTGGACCGGGTTCTCGGTCGGCTTCTGGACGCTCTTCGCCGCCCGCGCGCTCCTCGGCCTGAGCGAGGCGGCCGCGTTCCCCGCCGCCACCCAGGCCATGAGCCGCTGGATCCCCCGCGACCGCAACGGCTTCGCACAGGGCGTCGTGCACTCCGCGGCGCGCCTCGGCAACGCCCTCGCACCGCTCCTCGTCGCCTGGGTCATCGGTGCGACCGGCAGCTGGCGGTGGGCCTTCTTCGCGACGGCCGTCCTGTCCATCGCCTGGGCGATCGTCTGGTTCGTCTGGTTCCGCGACAAGCCCGAGGACACCGCCGGCATCCAGCAGGTCGAGCTCGACGAGCTCCCGCCGGTCGAGACCCGCGCCACGCGGCCGCCCGTCCCGTGGCGCACGCTGGCCCGGCAGATCTCCCCGGTGACCTTCGTCGACTTCGGGTACGGCTGGGTGCTCTGGGTGTTCCTCACCTGGATCCCGACGTTCCTCAGCGACACCTACGGCCTGCCGATCAGCCAGTTCGCCCTCTTCACCACGCTCGTGCTCCTCGCCGGCGTCGTCGGCGACACCGTCGGCGGGATGCTCAGCGACCGCATCATCCACCGCGGCGGCGACAGCCGGAACGCCCGGAGGATCGTCCTCGTCATCGGCCTCGGCGGCTCCCTCGTCTGCCTCGTCCCTCTCGTGATCGGGCAGGGCCTGGTCGTCGCGACGATCTCGCTCGCCCTCTCGTTCTTCTTCCTGGAGCTCTGCAACGCCAACCTCTGGGCCATCCCGATGGACGTCGCCCCGCAGTGGTCCGGCACCGCATCGGGGTTCATGAACACCGGCTTCGGCATCGCCGGCGTGATCTCGCCGATCGTGTTCGGCGCGCTGATCGACGCCTCCGGCTGGCAGCTGCCCTTCGCGCTCTCCTGCGCGCTGCTCGCCGCCGCGGCCGTGGTCGCGTGGTTCATGAAGCCGAAGCGGCTCACGATGACGGACGGCGTCCTCGAGATCGGCGTCCCGAAGGCCGAGCAGCACGCCGGCTGA
- a CDS encoding acyltransferase translates to MTDAATPTADAATPTADATDRRVQTPTRTAEGKPRHLYEVDVLRILTFACVIGVHTTSHTVAADDVPLNALLGLLHFTRLVFFSLTAFVLVYSYTLRPRPMAQFWPKRFLLVGVPYLAWSFVYVASSWLLSATRRGDVPDLVRTYAEGIVTGVSWYHLYFLLVTMQVYLLLPVIAWLVRRTRGHHVAVLAVTLVFQLVVFAGYKYFPASDAWMHGYQKQFFFSYVFFIVSGAIAADHADAFLRFIRVHRRAVLWGFAGVGALTLGVWWLQVGLGQSLYAAGTPLQPVQVLWSSAVFVGFLAIGARWADRRRRGSALARVVDHGSDRSFGIFLSHPFAIWILLYGDSWLERVVPQPWLTLVTYVLVLVLSVAVTELFRWTPLSVPLTGRPSLSSRGQRAARARKREAAARGAGAGAVPVVPPEPRVEPVEPVEPDDALVGETDDVGPRSTR, encoded by the coding sequence GTGACCGACGCCGCCACGCCCACCGCCGACGCCGCCACGCCCACCGCCGACGCTACCGACCGTCGGGTGCAGACGCCGACCCGCACCGCCGAGGGGAAGCCGCGGCACCTCTACGAGGTCGACGTCCTCCGCATCCTGACCTTCGCCTGCGTCATCGGCGTGCACACCACCAGCCACACGGTGGCCGCCGACGACGTCCCGCTGAACGCCCTGCTCGGCCTGCTCCACTTCACCCGCCTGGTCTTCTTCTCGCTGACGGCCTTCGTGCTCGTCTACAGCTACACGCTCCGACCGCGGCCGATGGCGCAGTTCTGGCCGAAGCGCTTCCTGCTCGTCGGCGTGCCCTACCTGGCGTGGTCGTTCGTCTACGTGGCGTCGTCCTGGCTCCTCAGCGCCACCCGCCGGGGCGACGTGCCCGACCTCGTGCGCACGTACGCCGAGGGCATCGTCACCGGCGTCTCCTGGTACCACCTCTACTTCCTGCTCGTGACGATGCAGGTGTACCTGCTCCTGCCGGTCATCGCGTGGCTGGTCCGGAGGACGCGCGGCCACCACGTCGCGGTCCTCGCCGTGACGCTCGTGTTCCAGCTCGTGGTCTTCGCCGGGTACAAGTACTTCCCCGCCAGCGACGCGTGGATGCACGGCTACCAGAAGCAGTTCTTCTTCTCGTACGTGTTCTTCATCGTGTCCGGCGCGATCGCCGCCGACCACGCGGATGCCTTCCTCCGGTTCATCCGGGTGCACCGCCGCGCCGTCCTCTGGGGCTTCGCGGGCGTCGGCGCGCTCACCCTCGGCGTGTGGTGGCTGCAGGTCGGTCTCGGGCAGTCGCTCTACGCCGCCGGCACGCCCCTGCAGCCCGTCCAGGTGCTCTGGAGCAGCGCCGTGTTCGTCGGGTTCCTGGCGATCGGCGCGCGCTGGGCGGATCGGCGCCGGCGCGGGAGCGCGCTCGCCCGCGTCGTCGACCACGGCTCGGACCGGTCGTTCGGCATCTTCCTCAGCCACCCGTTCGCGATCTGGATCCTGCTGTACGGCGACAGCTGGCTCGAACGGGTCGTGCCCCAGCCCTGGCTCACGCTGGTCACCTATGTGCTCGTGCTCGTGCTGTCGGTGGCCGTGACGGAGCTGTTCCGGTGGACGCCGTTGAGCGTGCCGCTCACGGGGCGGCCGTCGTTGTCGTCGCGTGGGCAGCGGGCGGCGCGGGCGCGGAAGCGGGAGGCGGCTGCTCGGGGTGCGGGTGCCGGTGCCGTGCCGGTGGTCCCCCCGGAACCGCGGGTCGAGCCGGTCGAGCCGGTCGAGCCGGACGATGCGCTCGTGGGGGAGACGGACGACGTCGGGCCGCGGTCGACGCGCTGA
- a CDS encoding class I adenylate-forming enzyme family protein, producing the protein MQQAGEGPDLRSTIRARAAQDGERSYLEDARSDRVLTYRALEDAVSAWSSTFDAIGVAPSGAVLVDLADPLSFAVVHLAALATGRRAIPVDTGQPTSEPGRLADLIGGASLVVSDRAVDATVPGAPASGIDAATFLPAAVRDGDLPSENPDAPGEGSVVLFTSGSTGTPKGVELPESQLLFVARAVAQHNRLTPEDRGFNSLPLFHVNAEVVGLLATLVAGGTLVLDRRFRRTGFWELLAARRITWLNAVPAILAVLAKTGPLDFPEGLRFVRSASAPLPDPVRQALGDVPLVVSWGMTEGASQITATPLGAPARVGTVGVPVGSEVQVRGEDGTALPADEVGALWIRGEGIVDRYLFGRAAERFDADGWLSTGDVGSVSADGWVSLAGRSDDVINRGGEKVYPSEVEDVLLGDDRVLEAVVVGRPHEVLGAVPIAYVIPQPDEAVDAEALVADLTARAEAHLTRFRRPVEIVVVPDLPRAPTGKVQRAKVRTMAEHP; encoded by the coding sequence GTGCAGCAAGCAGGCGAAGGACCCGACCTGCGCTCGACCATCCGTGCCCGCGCGGCGCAGGACGGGGAGCGCAGCTACCTCGAGGACGCACGCAGTGACCGCGTCCTGACCTACCGCGCGCTCGAGGACGCGGTGTCCGCGTGGTCGTCGACCTTCGACGCGATCGGGGTCGCGCCGTCCGGGGCGGTCCTGGTCGACCTCGCCGACCCGCTCTCGTTCGCGGTCGTGCACCTCGCCGCCCTCGCGACCGGTCGGCGGGCGATCCCCGTCGACACCGGACAGCCGACCTCGGAACCCGGCCGTCTCGCGGACCTGATCGGCGGTGCCTCGCTCGTGGTGTCGGACCGCGCCGTGGACGCGACCGTCCCCGGGGCGCCGGCGAGCGGGATCGACGCGGCCACGTTCCTCCCGGCAGCCGTCCGCGACGGCGACCTGCCGTCGGAGAACCCGGACGCACCCGGCGAGGGGTCCGTCGTGCTCTTCACCTCCGGCTCCACCGGCACCCCGAAGGGCGTCGAGCTGCCCGAGTCGCAGCTGCTGTTCGTGGCCCGGGCCGTGGCGCAGCACAACCGCCTCACGCCGGAGGACCGCGGGTTCAACTCCCTCCCGCTCTTCCACGTGAACGCCGAGGTCGTCGGGTTGCTGGCGACCCTCGTGGCCGGCGGGACCCTCGTGCTCGACCGGCGGTTCCGTCGCACCGGCTTCTGGGAGCTGCTCGCCGCGCGCCGGATCACCTGGCTGAACGCCGTCCCGGCGATCCTCGCGGTCCTCGCGAAGACCGGTCCGCTCGACTTCCCCGAGGGGCTCCGGTTCGTCCGCAGCGCGTCCGCTCCGCTGCCCGATCCGGTGCGGCAGGCGCTCGGCGACGTCCCGCTCGTCGTCAGCTGGGGGATGACCGAGGGGGCGTCGCAGATCACCGCCACGCCGCTCGGTGCACCCGCACGCGTCGGGACCGTCGGCGTGCCGGTCGGGTCCGAGGTGCAGGTCCGGGGCGAGGACGGCACGGCGCTGCCCGCCGACGAGGTCGGTGCCCTCTGGATCCGCGGCGAGGGCATCGTCGACCGCTACCTCTTCGGTCGCGCAGCCGAGCGGTTCGACGCGGACGGCTGGTTGAGCACGGGCGACGTCGGATCGGTCTCGGCGGACGGCTGGGTGTCGCTCGCCGGTCGCTCGGACGACGTCATCAACCGGGGCGGCGAGAAGGTGTACCCCTCCGAGGTGGAGGACGTGCTGCTCGGCGACGACCGCGTGCTCGAGGCCGTGGTCGTCGGGCGGCCGCACGAGGTCCTCGGCGCGGTGCCGATCGCCTACGTGATCCCGCAGCCGGACGAGGCCGTGGACGCCGAGGCCCTGGTCGCCGACCTCACCGCGCGGGCCGAGGCGCACCTCACACGGTTCCGCCGTCCGGTCGAGATCGTCGTCGTGCCCGACCTGCCGCGCGCGCCGACCGGCAAGGTGCAGCGGGCGAAGGTGCGGACGATGGCCGAACACCCGTGA
- the coaE gene encoding dephospho-CoA kinase translates to MRIIGLTGGIAAGKSTVSGRWAEHGAVVVDADRLARDAVAPGSPGLAQVAERFGPGVIAPDGSLDRPALGAIVFADAAARKDLEGITHPEVWRLAQAAFDAAEAADPDAVVVYDVPLLAEARGSRPLRFDAVVVVDAPAAQRIERLVEHRGMPRDEAERRVAAQASDADRLALADHVVDATGTLADTIRSADKVWERIGR, encoded by the coding sequence GTGCGCATCATCGGTCTCACGGGCGGCATCGCCGCGGGCAAGTCCACCGTCTCCGGCCGCTGGGCCGAGCACGGCGCGGTCGTGGTGGACGCCGACCGGCTGGCGCGCGACGCCGTCGCTCCCGGCAGCCCGGGCCTCGCGCAGGTCGCCGAGCGGTTCGGCCCCGGCGTGATCGCCCCCGACGGTTCGCTCGACCGGCCGGCACTCGGCGCGATCGTGTTCGCCGACGCCGCGGCGCGGAAGGACCTCGAGGGGATCACCCACCCCGAGGTCTGGCGTCTCGCCCAGGCGGCATTCGACGCAGCCGAGGCAGCGGACCCGGACGCCGTCGTGGTCTACGACGTGCCACTGCTCGCCGAAGCCCGAGGGAGCCGGCCGCTGCGGTTCGACGCGGTCGTGGTGGTCGACGCACCCGCTGCCCAGCGGATCGAGCGGCTCGTGGAGCACCGCGGCATGCCCCGCGACGAAGCCGAGCGCCGCGTCGCCGCGCAGGCGAGCGATGCCGACCGCCTGGCGCTGGCCGACCACGTGGTGGACGCCACCGGCACCCTCGCCGACACGATCCGATCCGCCGATAAGGTCTGGGAGCGCATCGGCCGATGA
- the rpsA gene encoding 30S ribosomal protein S1, producing MTTTTTKAPKQVAINDIGSADDFLAEVEKTLKFFNDGDLISGTVVKIDRDEVLLDVGYKTEGVIPSRELSIKHDVDPNEVVEVGDEVEALVLQKEDKEGRLILSKKRAQYERAWGDVEKIKESDGVVTGTVIEVVKGGLIVDIGLRGFLPASLIELRRVRDLTPYLGQELEAKILELDKNRNNVVLSRRALLEQTQSESRTTFLNNLHKGQVRKGIVSSIVNFGAFVDLGGVDGLVHVSELSWKHIEHASEVVEVGQEVTVEILEVDLDRERVSLSLKATQEDPWQVFARTHAIGQIAPGKVTKLVPFGAFVRVADGIEGLVHISELSNKHVELAEQVVSVNDEVFVKIIDIDLDRRRISLSLKQANEGVDPEGSEFDPALYGMPTEYDDKGDYKYPDGFDPETNEWLEGFDTQREEWERQYAAAQSRWEAHKAQVAKTIADEAQGGFDLPATASSSSSSTFATESNGQGTLADDASLAALREKLSSTN from the coding sequence ATGACAACCACCACGACCAAGGCTCCCAAGCAGGTCGCCATCAACGACATCGGCTCGGCTGATGACTTCCTGGCCGAGGTCGAGAAGACCCTGAAGTTCTTCAACGACGGAGACCTCATCTCCGGCACCGTCGTGAAGATCGACCGCGACGAGGTCCTCCTCGACGTCGGTTACAAGACCGAGGGTGTCATCCCCTCGCGCGAACTCTCCATCAAGCACGACGTCGACCCCAACGAGGTCGTCGAGGTCGGCGACGAGGTCGAGGCCCTGGTTCTCCAGAAGGAGGACAAGGAAGGTCGCCTCATCCTGTCGAAGAAGCGTGCGCAGTACGAGCGCGCCTGGGGCGACGTCGAGAAGATCAAGGAGTCCGACGGCGTCGTGACCGGTACGGTCATCGAGGTCGTCAAGGGCGGTCTGATCGTCGACATCGGCCTCCGCGGCTTCCTCCCGGCGTCGCTCATCGAGCTGCGTCGCGTCCGCGACCTCACGCCGTACCTCGGTCAGGAGCTCGAGGCGAAGATCCTCGAGCTCGACAAGAACCGGAACAACGTCGTCCTCTCGCGCCGCGCGCTGCTCGAGCAGACGCAGTCCGAGTCCCGGACCACGTTCCTCAACAACCTCCACAAGGGCCAGGTCCGCAAGGGCATCGTGTCGTCGATCGTCAACTTCGGTGCGTTCGTCGACCTCGGCGGCGTCGACGGTCTCGTCCACGTCTCCGAGCTCAGCTGGAAGCACATCGAGCACGCCAGCGAGGTCGTCGAGGTCGGTCAGGAAGTCACCGTCGAGATCCTCGAGGTGGACCTGGACCGCGAGCGCGTGTCGCTCTCGCTCAAGGCCACGCAGGAAGACCCGTGGCAGGTCTTCGCCCGCACCCACGCGATCGGCCAGATCGCACCGGGCAAGGTCACGAAGCTCGTGCCGTTCGGTGCCTTCGTCCGCGTTGCCGACGGCATCGAGGGCCTCGTGCACATCTCGGAGCTCTCGAACAAGCACGTCGAGCTCGCCGAGCAGGTCGTCTCGGTCAACGACGAGGTCTTCGTCAAGATCATCGACATCGACCTCGACCGTCGTCGCATCTCGCTCAGCCTCAAGCAGGCGAACGAGGGCGTGGACCCGGAAGGCTCCGAGTTCGACCCGGCGCTCTACGGCATGCCGACCGAGTACGACGACAAGGGCGACTACAAGTACCCGGACGGCTTCGACCCGGAGACGAACGAGTGGCTCGAGGGCTTCGACACCCAGCGCGAGGAGTGGGAGCGTCAGTACGCTGCCGCCCAGTCGCGTTGGGAAGCCCACAAGGCGCAGGTCGCGAAGACCATCGCCGACGAGGCGCAGGGTGGCTTCGACCTCCCGGCGACCGCTTCGTCGTCGTCGTCCTCGACGTTCGCGACCGAGTCGAACGGTCAGGGCACCCTGGCCGACGACGCTTCGCTCGCAGCGCTCCGCGAGAAGCTCAGCTCGACCAACTGA
- a CDS encoding DUF885 domain-containing protein, with amino-acid sequence MTDDRPVRQPSAVDRVAEDWVSTLVDLDPTVATYIGVPGRTGEYGDTSPAGAAAMADAARAAKRALDAADAVDAVDEVTKTDLGAELDLVQESFDRKLHLRDLNVIASPAQSVRDVLDLMPTATESDWQDIASRLHALPDAIEGIRETLLEGTREDVTPARRQVALIAEQATRTGAADGVFRQLVDGAAFDDGGPVPEPLRAELARGAEVAAAAYRSFGQFLEHELMPLATPVDAVGREAYELHSRRFLGAVVDLDETYRWGIEELARMRDEQERIADRIESGASVARAIEVLDADPARVLHGTDALQRWMQETSDESIRAMDGKYFDIADPIKRLECRIAPTQEGGIYYTGPSDDFSRAGRMWWSVPQGVTEFGTWREKTTVYHEGVPGHHLQISQGVYNRGELNTWRRQLSGSSGHVEGWALYAERLMEQLGFLDDDGDRLGMLDGQRMRAARVVLDIGVHLQKTNPDGGAWTWEYALDFMRQNVNMSDEFVQFEVARYFGWPGQAPSYKVGQRVWESIRDEVAAREGASFDLKAFHHRALALGSIGLDTLRSALLG; translated from the coding sequence ATGACCGATGACCGTCCCGTCCGCCAGCCCTCCGCCGTCGACCGCGTCGCCGAGGACTGGGTGTCCACCCTCGTCGATCTCGACCCGACCGTCGCCACGTACATCGGCGTCCCGGGGCGCACGGGGGAGTACGGCGACACGTCGCCCGCCGGTGCGGCGGCCATGGCGGACGCGGCGCGCGCCGCGAAGCGTGCGCTGGACGCCGCCGACGCGGTGGACGCCGTCGACGAGGTGACGAAGACCGACCTCGGCGCCGAGCTCGACCTCGTCCAGGAGTCCTTCGACCGCAAGCTCCACCTCCGCGACCTCAACGTCATCGCCAGCCCGGCGCAGTCCGTGCGCGACGTCCTCGACCTCATGCCGACCGCGACCGAGTCCGACTGGCAGGACATCGCGAGTCGGCTGCACGCGCTCCCCGACGCGATCGAGGGCATCCGCGAGACCCTGCTCGAGGGAACGCGCGAGGACGTCACGCCCGCTCGTCGCCAGGTCGCGCTCATCGCCGAGCAGGCCACCCGCACCGGTGCGGCGGACGGCGTCTTCCGGCAGCTGGTCGACGGCGCCGCGTTCGACGACGGTGGTCCGGTGCCCGAGCCGCTCCGGGCCGAGCTCGCCCGCGGGGCCGAGGTCGCCGCTGCTGCGTACCGGTCGTTCGGGCAGTTCCTCGAGCACGAGCTGATGCCGCTCGCCACGCCGGTCGACGCCGTCGGGCGCGAGGCGTACGAGCTGCACTCCCGGCGGTTCCTCGGTGCGGTCGTCGACCTCGACGAGACGTACCGGTGGGGGATCGAGGAACTCGCGCGGATGCGTGACGAGCAGGAGCGCATCGCCGACCGCATCGAGTCCGGTGCGAGCGTCGCCCGGGCGATCGAGGTCCTCGACGCCGACCCGGCGCGGGTGCTGCACGGCACCGACGCCCTGCAGCGGTGGATGCAGGAGACGAGCGACGAGTCGATCCGGGCGATGGACGGCAAGTACTTCGACATCGCCGACCCGATCAAGCGCCTCGAGTGCCGGATCGCCCCCACGCAAGAGGGCGGGATCTACTACACCGGCCCGTCCGACGACTTCTCGCGCGCCGGCCGCATGTGGTGGTCCGTGCCGCAGGGCGTCACCGAGTTCGGCACCTGGCGCGAGAAGACGACGGTCTACCACGAGGGTGTCCCCGGCCACCACCTCCAGATCAGCCAGGGCGTCTACAACCGCGGCGAGCTGAACACCTGGCGTCGGCAGCTGTCCGGGTCCTCGGGGCACGTCGAGGGCTGGGCGCTCTACGCCGAGCGCCTCATGGAGCAGCTCGGCTTCCTCGACGACGACGGGGACCGGCTCGGCATGCTCGACGGGCAGCGCATGCGTGCTGCCCGGGTGGTGCTCGACATCGGCGTCCACCTGCAGAAGACGAACCCCGACGGTGGCGCCTGGACGTGGGAGTACGCCCTCGACTTCATGCGCCAGAACGTGAACATGTCCGACGAGTTCGTGCAGTTCGAGGTGGCGCGCTACTTCGGCTGGCCCGGGCAGGCGCCGTCGTACAAGGTCGGTCAGCGCGTCTGGGAGTCCATCCGCGACGAGGTGGCCGCCCGCGAGGGTGCGTCGTTCGACCTCAAGGCGTTCCACCACCGGGCCCTCGCGCTCGGCAGCATCGGTCTGGACACGCTCCGCAGCGCCCTGCTCGGCTGA
- the polA gene encoding DNA polymerase I, with amino-acid sequence MSDSAKPTLMVIDGHSLAFRAFYALPVDSFVNRDGQHTNAIHGFISMLLMLLQREKPTHLAVAFDISRFSFRTREYEDYKGTRSETPAEFKGQIPLLQQALEAMGITTVTKEDYEADDILATFARQGSEQGYQVYVVSGDRDSIQLVNDDVTLLYPSVRGVSELTRYDRDKVYERYGIEPHQYPDIAALVGETSDNLIGIDKVGEKTAVKWITAYGSLDGVLEHADEIKGVVGNNLREQKDRAIRNRKLNRLVNDVELPVGPADVALRPLDEAAVRELFAKLQFRTLLDRVFKVAGSGEPSESSAVEGSVDSGAPTPPAVKTLIDEELGYWLERRNAAEAANGYGVAVEVIDGRLSAIGIATHDDAVLVPGGSGAKDYEQLSAWFASDAPKHFHDAKTAIKALATVGFEVNGIAGDARLTGWLAQPGKQGQPLADLVYQELGEELPTADPNQLVPETDPVNVGVHAWFVLRVTTALRARLDESSLTVLDDIELPLVPVLADMETTGVAIDRPVLTGLSHDLGERAAELAQQAFAEIGHEVNLGSPKQLQEVLFTELAMPKTRKTKTGFSTDAASLADLQEQHPHPFLGLLLQHRDATKLRQIVDTLDAAIVDGRIHTRYEQTGSSTGRISSTDPNLQNIPVKTAVGRRVRSAFAVAEPYTTLITADYSQIEMRIMAHLSGDPGLIQAFNEGEDLHRFVGARVFSVEPADVTPEMRTKVKAMSYGLAYGLSPFGLSKQLRIEQSEARTLMNEYFARFGAVRDYLRGVVEQAREDGYTETIFGRRRPFPDLKSPNRVLRENAERAALNAPIQGSAADIMKIAMLGVAADLRDGGLASHLLLQVHDELILEVAPGEQERVEEILRTRMGGAAELTVPLDVSVGVGPNWEAAAH; translated from the coding sequence GTGTCGGACTCCGCAAAGCCTACCCTCATGGTCATCGACGGCCACTCGCTCGCCTTCCGGGCCTTCTACGCGCTGCCGGTCGACAGTTTCGTGAACCGCGACGGGCAGCACACGAACGCCATCCACGGCTTCATCTCGATGCTGCTCATGCTGCTCCAGCGCGAGAAGCCGACCCACCTCGCGGTCGCGTTCGACATCTCGCGCTTCTCGTTCCGCACGCGTGAGTACGAGGACTACAAGGGCACCCGCTCCGAGACCCCGGCCGAGTTCAAGGGCCAGATCCCGCTCCTCCAGCAGGCGCTCGAGGCGATGGGCATCACCACCGTCACGAAGGAGGACTACGAGGCCGACGACATCCTCGCCACCTTCGCCCGCCAGGGCTCCGAACAGGGCTACCAGGTCTACGTGGTGTCCGGCGACCGCGACTCGATCCAGCTCGTGAACGACGACGTCACGCTGCTGTACCCGTCGGTCCGCGGCGTCTCCGAGCTCACTCGGTACGACCGCGACAAGGTGTACGAGCGGTACGGCATCGAGCCGCACCAGTACCCCGACATCGCGGCGCTCGTCGGCGAGACCAGCGACAACCTCATCGGCATCGACAAGGTCGGCGAGAAGACCGCGGTGAAGTGGATCACGGCGTACGGCTCCCTCGACGGCGTCCTCGAGCACGCCGACGAGATCAAGGGCGTCGTCGGCAACAACCTGCGCGAGCAGAAGGACCGGGCGATCCGCAACCGGAAGCTCAACCGGCTCGTGAACGACGTGGAACTGCCCGTCGGGCCGGCTGACGTCGCACTCCGTCCCCTCGACGAGGCCGCGGTGCGCGAGCTCTTCGCGAAGCTGCAGTTCCGCACGCTGCTCGACCGCGTGTTCAAGGTCGCGGGCTCCGGCGAGCCGTCGGAGTCCAGCGCGGTCGAGGGCTCGGTCGACAGCGGTGCGCCGACGCCGCCCGCGGTCAAGACCCTCATCGACGAGGAGCTCGGCTACTGGCTCGAGCGGCGCAACGCGGCCGAGGCGGCGAACGGCTACGGCGTCGCGGTCGAGGTCATCGACGGCCGCCTCAGCGCGATCGGCATCGCCACGCACGACGACGCCGTCCTCGTCCCGGGCGGCAGCGGCGCGAAGGACTACGAGCAGCTGTCGGCGTGGTTCGCCTCCGACGCCCCGAAGCACTTCCACGACGCCAAGACCGCGATCAAGGCACTCGCCACCGTCGGCTTCGAGGTGAACGGCATCGCCGGCGACGCCCGCCTGACCGGGTGGCTCGCGCAGCCGGGCAAGCAGGGGCAGCCCCTCGCCGACCTCGTCTACCAGGAACTCGGCGAAGAGCTCCCCACGGCCGACCCGAACCAGCTCGTCCCCGAGACCGACCCGGTGAACGTCGGCGTGCACGCGTGGTTCGTGCTCCGGGTCACCACCGCACTGCGCGCCCGTCTCGACGAGTCCTCGCTCACCGTCCTCGACGACATCGAGCTCCCGCTCGTCCCGGTCCTCGCCGACATGGAGACCACGGGTGTCGCGATCGACCGTCCGGTGCTCACCGGGCTGTCGCACGACCTGGGGGAGCGCGCGGCCGAACTCGCGCAGCAGGCCTTCGCCGAGATCGGGCACGAGGTGAACCTCGGGTCGCCGAAGCAGCTGCAGGAGGTCCTCTTCACCGAGCTCGCGATGCCGAAGACCCGCAAGACGAAGACCGGGTTCTCGACCGACGCCGCGAGCCTCGCCGACCTGCAGGAACAGCACCCGCACCCGTTCCTCGGCCTGCTGCTCCAGCACCGCGACGCCACGAAGCTCCGGCAGATCGTGGACACGCTCGACGCCGCGATCGTCGACGGACGCATCCACACCCGGTACGAGCAGACCGGCAGCAGCACCGGCCGCATCTCCTCGACCGACCCGAACCTGCAGAACATCCCGGTGAAGACCGCGGTGGGGCGGCGGGTCCGGTCGGCGTTCGCCGTCGCCGAGCCATACACGACGCTCATCACGGCCGACTACTCGCAGATCGAGATGCGCATCATGGCGCACCTGTCCGGTGACCCGGGTCTCATCCAGGCCTTCAACGAGGGCGAGGACCTGCACCGGTTCGTCGGCGCCCGGGTGTTCTCGGTCGAGCCGGCCGACGTCACGCCCGAGATGCGCACGAAGGTCAAGGCGATGTCGTACGGCCTCGCGTACGGCCTCAGCCCGTTCGGCCTGTCGAAGCAGCTCCGCATCGAGCAGTCCGAGGCGCGCACCCTCATGAACGAGTACTTCGCCCGGTTCGGCGCGGTGCGCGACTACCTGCGCGGTGTCGTCGAGCAGGCGCGCGAGGACGGCTACACCGAGACCATCTTCGGCCGCCGTCGCCCGTTCCCCGACCTGAAGAGCCCGAACCGCGTCCTCCGCGAGAACGCCGAGCGCGCGGCGCTGAACGCGCCGATCCAGGGCTCGGCGGCCGACATCATGAAGATCGCGATGCTCGGCGTCGCCGCCGACCTCCGCGACGGCGGGCTCGCGTCGCACCTGCTGCTGCAGGTGCACGACGAGCTCATCCTCGAGGTCGCGCCCGGCGAGCAGGAGCGGGTCGAGGAGATCCTCCGCACCCGCATGGGCGGCGCGGCCGAGCTGACCGTCCCGCTGGACGTGTCCGTGGGCGTCGGCCCGAACTGGGAAGCCGCTGCGCACTGA